One Pseudopipra pipra isolate bDixPip1 chromosome 30, bDixPip1.hap1, whole genome shotgun sequence genomic region harbors:
- the TMT1A gene encoding thiol S-methyltransferase TMT1A has translation MAEAGASVLLLRTCLVLLAFPVYLLSFLGVWEPFCRKVFFPFILDKIAAVHDKKSKKHKLELFRSLPDFRSPSGELRLLEIGTGAGSNFQFYPSGCRVTCTDINPSFQESLAKNMKKNQHLHYERFLVAAGEDLHQVPSGSVDVVVCTLVLCSVQSVSGTLREVLRVLRPGGAFYFLEHVAAEHSSWKYFWQQVCFPTWKLVFAGCCLTRELWKSLEEAKFSELKVQHISLALPWTPIEPHIVGYGVK, from the exons ATGGCAGAGGCCGGTGCCAGCGTCCTCCTCCTCCGCACCTGCCTGGTGCTGCTCGCCTTCCCCGTCTACCTGCTCTCCTTCCTGGGCGTCTGGGAGCCCTTCTGCAGGAAggtgtttttccctttcatctTAGACAAGATCGCCGCAGTCCACGACAAGAAATCGAAGAAGCACAAACTGGAGCTGTTCCGGAGCCTCCCCGACTTCCGGAGCCCCTCGGGGGAGCTGCGGCTGCTGGAGATCGGCACCGGCGCCGGCTCCAACTTCCAGTTCTACCCCTCGGGCTGCAGAGTCACCTGCACCGACATCAACCCCAGCTTCCAGGAGAGCCTGGCCAAGAACATGAAGAAGAACCAGCACCTCCACTACGAGCGTTTCCTGGTGGCCGCAGGGGAGGACCTGCACCAGGTGCCCAGCGGCTCCGTGGACGTCGTGGTCTGTACCCTGGTGCTGTGCTCGGTTCAGAGCGTGAGCGGCACCCTGAGGGAAGTGCTGCGGGTGCTCCGGCCG ggaggAGCTTTCTACTTCTTGGAGCACGTGGCCGCCGAGCATTCCAGCTGGAAGTATTTTTGGCAGCAGGTCTGCTTCCCCACTTGGAAACTCGTCTTTGCTGGATGCTGCCTCACGAGAGAGCTCTGGAAGAGTCTGGAAGAGGCCAAGTTCTCGGAGCTGAAGGTACAACACATAAGTCTTGCACTGCCCTGGACGCCCATCGAGCCGCACATCGTGGGGTACGGGGTGAAGTAA
- the TMPRSS12 gene encoding transmembrane protease serine 12 has product MRRGRPAVPPPLLLLLLLLLAGPRPGRAAPRDPSEECQQQPPLARRATSWIVGGHEAPEGAWPWVVSLQVLRGGVRFIHLCGGVLLSRKAVLTAGHCVEGRRNPCFWRAVLGLHNLHRHGPHTAKRRIRRILVHSEFKSETFENDVAVFELSSAVQSSLHIQPICLPPAPLQPQLENGSDCYVSGWGRTAEKGKISPVLKEARVEILPPSLCNSSEGYAGLMDHRVLCAGAWAGGTDTCQGDSGGPLVCYHPDRYYLIGIASFGVGCGRPKYPGIYVQLSQYRTWIKTKLKLTSRTPKPTSTTLTLLLTVAHTVLTQTF; this is encoded by the exons atgcggcgggggcggcccgcggtgccgccgccgctgctgctgctcctcctgctgctgctcgcGGGGCCCCGGCCCGGGAGAGCGGCCCCGAGGGACCCCAGCGAGG AGTGTCAGCAGCAGCCGCCCCTGGCCCGGAGAGCCACGTCCTGGATCGTGGGGGGCCACGAGGCCCCGGAGGGTGCGTGGCCGTGGGTCGTGAGCCTGCAGGTCCTGCGAGGGGGCGTCCGGTTCATCCACCTCTGCGGGGGGGTCCTGCTGAGCCGCAAGGCCGTGCTGACCGCCGGGCACTGCGTCGAGGGCAGGAG GAATCCGTGCTTCTGGCGCGCCGTCCTGGGCCTGCACAACCTGCACAGGCACGGCCCCCACACGGCCAAGAGGAGGATCAGGAGGATCCTGGTGCACTCGGAGTTCAAGAGTGAGACCTTTGAGAACGACGTGGCCGTGTTCGAGCTGAGCTCGGCCGTGCAGTCCAGCCTGCACATCCAGCCCATCTGCCTCCCGCCCGCGCcgctgcagccccagctggagAACGGCTCCGACTGCTACGTCAGCGGCTGGGGCCGCACCGCCGAGAAGG GTAAAATCTCACCTGTGCTGAAGGAAGCCCGGGTGGAAatcctccctcccagcctgtGCAACAGCTCCGAGGGCTACGCGGGGCTCATGGACCACAGGGTGCTCTGCGCCGGCGCCTGGGCCGGGGGCACCGACACCTGCCAG GGCGACAGCGGGGGCCCCTTGGTGTGTTACCACCCCGACAGGTATTACCTGATCGGCATCGCCAGCTTCGGAGTCGGCTGCGGCCGCCCCAAATACCCCGGGATCTACGTCCAGCTCTCCCAGTACAGGACATGGATCAAGACAAAACTTAAGCTGACCAGCAGGACTCCAAAACCCACGAGCACCACGCTCACCCTCCTCCTGACTGTGGCACACACGGTGCTCACCCAGACCTTCTGA